The Alkalihalobacillus sp. LMS6 genomic interval CGCTCGAGATAGTGTAAGATAATCCAATCCCACATTGATAAGGAAGCCAATTCGGTCTTCAATTTCTTTCAGAATAAGTCTTGAAATCGAACGATCTTTATCTGATAGCTCCAACGTTTGCATAAACTGAAGCGCATCGGTACAAGAAAATTGACTCACTTCTCCGAGATGTTTATCCCCAACATAAACAGCAAGCGCTTCTTTTTTTAATCGATAGCCTTTACAAGTTGGACAATTTTTCTGGGACATATAAGTCCCCATCTGCTCGCGAATATAATCTGAACTTGTCTCTCTATACCTGCGGCTAACGTTCGTTAAAACTCCTTCAAACACAATCATATGCTCACGAACGCGCCCAAAATCATTTTCATAATGGAAAAAGATCTTTTCTTTTCCACTCCCATTCAAAATGATGGATTGTTGTTTTTCCGACAGTTGATTAAAAGGCGTATCCATATCAATGGAAAAATGCTCGCACACCGCTTCAAGTAGCTGTGGATAATACGATGAGCTGGTTGGCTCCCACGGTGCGATGGCATGATCCCTTAACGTTCTGTCTGAATCAGGTATCACGAGCTCCGCATCTACTTCTTGCTTCACACCGAGGCCATCACAAGCGGTACACGCGCCGTACGGACTGTTAAATGAGAAAAAGCGTGGCTCTAATTCAGGAATGGAAAATCCACATTCCGGACAAGCGTGATGTTGACTAAACAGAAGTTCTTCGCCGTCAATGACATCGATCAACACACGTCCATCAGCAAGATTTAAAGCCGTCTCTAGTGAATCAGCCATTCTCGTTTGAATTCCGTCTTTCACAACAATCCGATCGATGACCACTTCCACGTTATGTTTCTTATTTTTATCAAGCTCTATTTCTTCCGTTGCTTCTCGCATTTCTCCATTAACACGGACACGAACGTAGCCATCTTTTTTAATTTGATCAAATACTTTAGCGTGGGTTCCTTTTCGTCCAGAAACCATAGGCGCAAGAATCTGCATTTTGGTACGTTCAGGGAACTCTAGCAATTGGTCAACCATTTGCTGAATCGTCTGCGATGTAATCTCAATGCCATGTTTTGGACAAATAGGCTTACCGATTCTAGCGTATAAAAGCCTTAAATAATCGTGGATCTCTGTTACCGTTCCAACGGTTGAACGCGGGTTTCGACTCGTTGTTTTTTGATCAATCGAAATAGCTGGAGATAACCCTTCAATTGAATCAACATCAGGTTTGTCCATTTGCCCTAAAAATTGACGCGCATAGGCGGATAACGATTCTACATACCGCCTTTGTCCCTCTGCATAAATGGTGTCAAATGCCAAAGATGATTTCCCAGAACCGGATAAGCCCGTTAACACAACAAGCTTTCCTCTAGGGATCGAAACATCCATATTTTTTAAATTATTTGACCGTGCTCCTTTAACGACAATCTCTTCGTGTGCCATACCGTCATCCTTCCGCTTTAAGCTCTAACAGCATATCTCGAAGTTCAGCTGCTCGTTCAAAGTTTAAATCTTTCGCAGCTTGCTTCATTTCTACTTCTACTTGTTCAATGGTCTTTTCACGTTCTTTTTTCGTCATTTTTTGTTGCGGTTTTTGCGTAACATCGTATTCGCCATCTTCTTCCGCTGCATACGTCGCTTGGACTACATCAGGGATTTTCTTTTGAATCGTTTGAGGCGTGATGCCGTGCTTTATATTATATGCTTCCTGAATCTCTCGACGGCGCTTCGTTTCGCTTATCGCCACTTCCATTGAACCTGTCATTTTATCCGCATACATGATGACTCGACCGTGTTCATTTCGGGCAGCTCGACCAATCGTTTGAATAAGAGAACGCTCCGCTCGTAGAAATCCTTCTTTATCTGCATCCAATATGGCAACGAGAGAAACTTCTGGAATATCTAGTCCTTCTCGTAATAAATTTATCCCAATGAGAACATCAAACGTCCCCATTCTTAACTGGCGAATGATCTCAAGTCGATCCAATGTCTTTACTTCAGAATGCAAATAGCGGACTTTTATCCCTAACTCTTTTAAGTAATCCGTTAAGTCTTCAGACATTTTCTTCGTTAATGTGGTAACGAGTACACGCTCGTCCCGTTCAATCTGCTCATGGATTTCGCCAATTAAATCATCAATTTGTCCTTCAATTGGGCGAACCTCAATTGGCGGATCTAATAAACCAGTTGGTCGAATAATTTGTTCAACCATTTCTGGAGTATGCTCTAGCTCGTAAGGTCCAGGTGTTGCCGAAACATAAACCGCTTGGCTCACTTTCCCTTCAAACTCAGCAAATTTCAATGGTCGGTTATCCAATGCTGAAGGCAAACGGAACCCGTGGTTCACAAGAATTTCTTTTCGAGCTCGGTCACCATTATACATACCTCGTACTTGAGGCAATGTAACGTGAGACTCATCCATAATAAGTAGAAAGTCTTCTGGAAAGAAATCAATTAACGTATACGGTGTAGCCCCAGACTCTCTTAGTGTTAAATGACGGGAATAATTTTCAATCCCTGAGCAAAAGCCCATTTCAGCCATCATCTCAAGGTCATAGCGCGTACGCTGTTCTAAACGCTGCGCTTCTAGCAATTTCCCCTCTTCATGCATCGTTTTTAACTGTTCTTCTAACTCCGTTTCAATGTTCGCAATCGCTTTTTTCATTTTTTCTTCTCGGGTAACGAAGTGAGATGCCGGAAAAATAGACACGTGGTTGCGTTCGCCTTTAATTTCACCTGTTAATGCGTCTACTTCTGTCATCCGGTCAATTTCATCACCAAAAAACTCAACCCGGATACATTGCTCGTCACGAGAAGCTGGGAAAATTTCCACAACATCGCCTCTTACACGAAATGTTCCGCGGATGAAATTTAAATCATTTCGATCATACTGGATGTCTACAAGCCTGCGTAATAACTCATTTCGATCCATTTCCATTCCTGTACGTATAGATAAAACAAGGTCTCGGTACTCTTCTGGATTACCTAAACCATATATACACGACACACTAGCTACGATAATCACATCTCGTCTTTCGAATAAGGCGCTTGTAGCCGAATGACGTAATTTATCAATTTCATCGTTAATGCTTGCATCTTTTTCAATAAAGGTATCAGACGACGGCACATACGCCTCTGGTTGATAATAATCATAATAGCTAACAAAATATTCAACTGCATTATTCGGAAAAAATTGTTTAAACTCACTGTACAGCTGTCCAGCAAGGGTTTTATTGTGTGCCATAATTAATGTCGGCTTATTGACTGCTTCAATCACATTTGACATTGTAAACGTCTTACCGGTCCCCGTTGCGCCAAGTAACGTTTGATGCCGATCACCGTTTTCAATCGCACGTACAATTTTTTCAATTGCATTTGGTTGGTCGCCTTGAGGCGAATAGTCTGATACTAATTGGAACGTTTGATCCATCTTTAATAGAGCGATTAACTGGATGTTCGTCAGTTAATCCACTCACCCCTCCTTCGCAAAAGAACATTATCCTACTGTTATTCCCATTTTCCGTCCATTAAAACAATACATGTTCATCCTTCTCTAAACACACGTTCGCTTAATTATATCACAGTTTTCACTCCATATACCAACTTTTACGAACGCACGTGCGTACCCATATATTGTTAATGAACATATCTATGGACGAATAGCTGATAATCCAGTATGATAACAATAATGATTATTACATTTGAATAGGTGTCTTCGGGGCAGGTGAAATTCCTGACCGGCGGTAAAGCCCGCGACTCCACATCATGATGTGGACTGATTTGGTGAAATTCCAAAGCCGACGGTAAAGTCCGGATGGGAGAAGATCAAATTGAAAGAATGTAGCCTTTGCTACGTTTATTTCGTCAGCCCTGAACATTTTTTTGTCCAGGGCTTTTTTTGATTTTTACAGAAGACCTTTTCACTGAAAAGGAGCTCACAGCTGTGAACGAACAACGAACGAATAAAACATTTTGGTTTATTGTCATTGGTGCCGCCTTTTGGGGGATCAATCCATTGTTTCGAATTTTATTACTCGATACAATGACTTCTCTACAAATCGTCTTTATCGAACATATTATTTTAGCTTTAATCGCTATACCCATTTTGTATAAATTCCGAAGCGATATTAAAAAACTGCGCTTTAAAGATTTAGGCGCACTCTTATTTATTTCGTGGGGTGGCTCTGCCATTGCAACGCTTTTGTTTACTCAAGGTTTAACAATTGCTTCATCAGGTGGCGAAATTAATTCTGTCCTCTTATTACAAAAGTTGCAACCCCTTTTTGCGATTACGCTGGCACATTTTCTGTTAAAAGAGAAGCTACCCCAACGTTTTGGTTTATACGTACCGATCGCACTAGTTGGTACCTATTTACTAACGTTCGGTTTTTATTTTCCGATTAATAATCCAAGCGAGATCCTTCAGCTAGGCAGCTTGTATGCGATTGGTGCAGCCGCGCTGTGGGGAGGTTCAACCGTGATGGGTCGTATTCTTCTACAAAAATGTCGTCACGAAACGGTGACTGCTTTACGCTTCTTGCTTGCTTTACCATTGCTTGGTGTATTGATTACAGTATCACCTGACATGTGGACAACACCTGAATCAGCTGTGGCTTTAACCTTTATCGGGCTTAACATTCTCGCGTCTGCTTTATTGCCAGGTCTTGTATCAATGCTTCTATATTACCGAGGTCTCCAGTCGGTGAAAGCTTCTGTGGCAACGATTGCGGAATTGAGTTTTCCAATGACAGGTTTGCTTGTATCATGGATTACACTTGAAGAAACAGTCACGATTGCTCAATTAATCGGCTTTGCTCTTATCTGGTTTGTTTTATATCGCATTTCTAAGCAACAAGATACCATTTCCCAGCTCCCGCCTTTAAAGAAGAGGCAAAAAGCAGCGTTACGAACATCTGAAGATACACCTTAAATAAGCGCTACCTTGCACGCATTACGATAAAAAAGGACGACTATTCCAATACAGGATTAGTCGTCTTTTTATGAGGTTATTTTATTTGATTCAAATAATGGAGTTACTCAGTTTCTCTTGTTTTCGCACAAGCAAGACACCTAGTTGATAGTGCTCGCCATTATAGAGAGGCCCTTGCACGAAGCGCTTCTCGCCATCTTTATCTTTCACTTCAATTTTACAATAAACAGCATTTTTCTGAAGCGCTTGATAAAGCGTCGTCTCGTCAAATACAATCATTCCATTTACCTTTGTTAATTCCTCGCCAATTAAAATGTTCATTTTTCCAGCAGGACTGTGAGGGAGTACCCCTACTACACGACAGCTCTCTTCTTCCTCCGTAAAAAAAGCAGGATCTTTTTTTGCTTTTTGCCAAATAGACAATTGCAATGTGAGATGAAGAAGCCCCATCAATCCTAGTATACTTGCAAACAGCCATGCATTCGGATAAAAGGTTACGATAATTGTAGATACCGCAGCTATGATTGCTAGTAAAAGATATGTACGTGTATGTTGATCCGTACGTCGGTGCATCTGATTACGCGTTTGCAATTTGAATCCTAGAAAAATCGGAAACAGAACAGGCTGAAGAGCCAAATTTCCTACTGTAAACAACGGCCATGACCAAGGAAGGGAAACGATGCCTTCAGGAATAAAGAATACGACTGGTATAATCCACAACCGATTTATCTTGTGAATGCCGACATACCGTCCTCTTTTCCCTTGTTCTAACTGTGGAGACACTAACTTCGAACCGTTTTTTCGAATTAGCACCGCTTGCGCTAGTAAGCAGACGGTCATTATAAATAAAATTGTCGGAAAAATGAAAGAGGCTCTCATTGAATCATCTATGTTAGGAACTGCAATTACTTGTGGTACGAGTACAAGATAAAGTCCAACAAGTAAAAATAAATAAGTCGGTGTCACGAGCTGCATTTGTCCAGTTACTAGTAACAGCAGCGTTGCCACTCCTATTGCAATCACAACATCAATCGGCAATAACGCCCCAACTGCAACTGTGGCGATACTAATTAGTACACCCGCCACAAAAGAAGGAATGATACTAAATAAAAAATCGGCCCGTCGTGCATATACCCGCGTATGAAACGATTCTCGTTCTAGCTTTACACGTTGATGTGCAATAAAAAAGAGTACGAGTAAACCAATATAGACAACAGGATTTAAAAAAAAGCTCGCTAGTGCAATTACGATTGTATCTACCATAACTTGTCCTCCAGCACTTACTTAAAAAGAGATATCTGTGCTAGTTCATACAGATATCTCTTTTTCATGCATGTAATACTTCTTATTATACTTATGATGCTTGCTCAGCAGCAAGTTCAATCGCTCGATTTAATTGTGCATCATTTTCCACATCTCGAATATGAGCGCGTATTTCTTCTTGAATCATTTGCGCAGTATCTTCATCGAGTTGACCATTAACGTCTAAATCATGCGTTTCTTGAAACTCAGTTATCGCACTTTCGGTCTGATCATCAAAATAGCCATCTGTTCGTCCTACTTCATATCCCAATCCTTCGAGCATGCTTTGTGCACGGCCGATTTGATCGGATACTTGGTCTTGTTCAAAAGCCTCTTCAATGGAAAGGGCAACTGAGTAAAAATAATCTGGCTGATCAACTTCAACAGTCGGTTCAACACCATCTTGATCAATGGTATTTCCGCCTGCAGTTAGCCATCGATCGGTCGTAATCTTCAAGGCACTTCCATCGGTCATTCGAATTGATTTTTGGACGGTACCTTTACCGAAAGTCGTGTTTCCAACAAGATCATAGCCTCCTGATTCTTTTAGTGCTGCAGCAAGAATTTCGGAAGCTGAAGCGCTACTTTCATTTATTAAACCAACAATTGGATACGGTTTACGATCATCTAAATCGGATTCATAGCTTTCAATACTTCCATTGCTATGCTCAATTTGAACAATCGGGTTATTTTCAGGGATTATTAGGTTTCCGATATTTTGTGCGCCATCTAAATAGCCACCTGGATTATTCCGAACATCCACAATCAAACCATCAATGCCTTCATCTTCTAATTCCTGTAACAACTCTTCAAACTGACTCCCCACATCTTCAGAGAACGATGTAATTTCTAAACGGCCAATTAATTGACCATCCGCTTCAAATGTATCTGCACGGACTGCATCCACTTGAATTCGATCTCGTTCAATTGTGACATCAAAAGGTTCACCTTGTTCGCCTCTTTGAATCGTCAGCGTGACATCCGTACCACCTTCGCCACGAATTAGCTGAACCGCTTCATTTACGGAATAGCCTTCGATCGACTCTCCATCAATTTCTACGATTGCATCATTTGGTAAGAGACCTGCCCGTTCCGCTGGAGATTCTCTCATCGGACTAATAATAGACACATAGCCATCCACCATACCAACTTCTGCACCAATTCCTTCAAAATGAGAGCTCAATGATTCCTGGAAATTTGCTGCTGATTCGACATCCATATAATCTGAGAAGGGATCTTCTAATGTCTCAACCATCCCACTGATAGCCCCTTCAACCAGCTTTGTTCGCTTTACTTCAGAAACGTAATTATTTTCAATCGTTGTTAATGCTGTTTCGAATTTCTCCATCAACTCATCATCATCTAATAGCACTTCTGGAACATCAACATCTTCACCACTTGAAGAAGGCGGTGTTTCATTTGAAGCCCCAAACTGAATTCCATCATTTATAAAAAAGACAGCAGCTACAGCAATAATGACCATCACCGATAAAGTAAAAATCAACTGCTTTAATTTCAAAACGCTTCACCACTCCCAATGAGTTAGACATACAATTCAAGCATTATATTTATTCTAAGTCGTTCTCAGCCTAATGTCAAAACTCGTTTGTCCTATTTTTGTCAAAAAATTTAAAAATAGCGCCCCTATAGGTGGACGCTATTTTCGTTTTATATATAATTCATTGGATCAACAGCATTTGTACGAGCCCAGTTAAAGGCACCTCTGTGTACTTCAAAGTGTAGGTGTGCGCCTTGTGAATCCCCAGTATTCCCCATTGTGCCTAGTTGGTGGCCTTGACCAACACGTTGACCCGCACGAACATCAATTCGATCTAAGTGTGCATATACAGTTGTATATTGTTGACCATCCATTTGGTGCGTAACAAGTACCCAATTACCAAAACCACCATCGTGGTATCCTGCTTCAACAACGGTTCCGTCTAATACAGATACGATTGGTACATCGCCACTTCTGCCATTTTTCCCAATATCAATGCCCCAATGTTGTCTTCCCCAACGTGGACCAAATTGAGAAGTAACGGTTCCTGTTGCAGGTCGAATAAAGGAAGATGAGTTGTTTGCTGATGGAGCTGCTGCAGTCGTTTGGATCGGAGCATTGTTTCCACTAGACGACGGTGTTGCTGATTTTGATGCACGCTCCGTTGTTTCTGCTTTAGAAGAAGATTCTGCTTTAGCAGATTCTGCTGCTTCTTCTGCAGCTCTTTCCGCTTCTGCAGCTTCACGCTCTTGTCTTTCTTTCTCTTCTTGTTTGCGACGCTCTTCTTCTTCACGTTTTCTTTCTTGCTCTTCTTCCCAAGCAACAAGCTCAGCTTCAAGAGCGGCTTCTTGTCCTTCTAGCAATTCTTCATCAGAAATAATCGCATTTAATTCGTCTTGAAGTTGTGCTTCTTTGTCATTTAAATCATTTTGCAAATGCTCTAATTCACCTTGTTGGCTATCCAATTCTTCTTGAACGGTTTTTAAAGCTGCTTTATTTTCTTCTACTTTTGCTTTTTTCTCTTGAACTTCTTCTTTTGCAATATGTAGACGTTCTTCATCTGCAACATGCTCGTCTAGTAACTCTTGGTCGCTTTCAGCAATGGTTGTAATTGCACTAAAACGCTCAATAAAATCCCCGAAACTTTGCGCACCAAGCAAGACTTCAATATAACTTACTTCTCCGTCTGTTTCATATGCTGCAACGGCACGCTCTTGCAAAATTTCTGTACGCTCTTCAATGCGCTCTTCAATAATCTTGATTTCTTCTTCAAGCGCTTTGATTTCCTCTTCAAGCTGAACAAGTTCAGCTTCTGTGTCATTTAGCTTTTGCTCGTTTTCATCTTGTTTTACCGTCAATGTTTGAATTTCACTTGAAAGTTCATCAAGCTCGCTTTCTAGCTCTGTAATTTCAGAACGTGTTTCGTTAGCGGATTCTTGGTTTGATGCTTGCTGTTCACGCACCTGATCTAATTTTGAATTGATTTCTGTATTTGCCATTGCTGGTTGGACCCCAGTAAATAGGAGAGCCGCTGCTGCAGTTACTGCAACAGTCGCTCTTATCGTACGTTTTTTCAACCCTTTTTCCCCCTTGATAATGAATATACCTTTTACACTTTTAAAAATTTCCTCACAGACATGACGCTTCCCCATATACCAACGCCAAGTCCAACAACCACTAATAAGATTGATAATTGTAAGATTAATAGGTTAGGTGCAAGTAAATCATACGGTACGCTCTGTAAAAAGCTCGCCGATTGATTGTATAAATAAGTGTAGCCGAAGCTTATTAGTAAAATAGGAACGATACTTCCTAAAATCCCTAATAACATCCCTTCAATTAAAAACGGCCAACGAACAAAACTATTTTTCGCACCTACTAATTTCATAATTTGAATTTCATTTTTTCTCGCTAAAATTGTTAATTTAATTGTATTTGAGATTAAGAACATCGCCGTGAATAATAGTGCAGCTACAACAACAGCTCCTGCTACTCTTCCTGTGTTCGTAATCGTAAACAGATCAGAAATAATTTCCTCTCCATAAGAAACTCTTCCTATATATGGATGTTCATCTACTGACTGAGCAATTTCTTCCGTTAACTGAGGTGTTGACGCAATAATCCGTAGTGCATCTCTTAATGGATTGTCTTCTCGTAAGCTCCCCCAATAATCCTCTCCGTCTGTTGAGGCAATTAAGTTTTCAAGCCCCTCTTCTTTATCAATAAACTCTACTTGTGCAACATCATACTCTTCATTCACTTCTTCAATTAAGTCATTGATTTCAGCTTCGTCTGTCCCTCTTTCAATAAAAGCTCGAATTTCGACATTATCTTCAATTGTTGAAGCGATATGATTCCCGTTTAAGAAAACGATCATAAAGAAACCAACAATGACGAGCATAACGGTTACAGCACTTATTGATGCAAATGTCATCCAACCGCTACGTCCAATATTTTTAAACCCTTCACGGATATGACGCTTGGCTGCATTAAACTTCATAACCGTAGTTCCCCCTAGCTTCATCACGTACAATGCGTCCAGCTTCGATCGCAATCACTCGGCGCTTTAGCGTGTTCACAATTTCTTTATTGTGCGTAGCCATGATAACTGTTGTACCAAGAGCATTAACGTTTTCTAAAATGTCCATGATGCTCCAAGCTGTATCAGGATCGAGGTTTCCTGTAGGCTCGTCCGCAATTAAAATATCCGGTCGATTGACAACAGCTCGCGCAATCGCTACACGCTGTTGTTCACCACCTGACAGTTCACTTGGATAAAATTTCGCCTTACTTTTTATCTTAACAAGCTCTAATACTTCCATTACTTTTTGCTTGATTTTTGAAGGGTGTTCTTCAATAACCTCTAGTGCAAAGGCAATATTCTCATATACTGTAAGCGATTGAAGCAGCTTAAAATCTTGAAAGACTACGCCAACTCTTCTTCTTAAGCTAGGCACTTCTTTGTGTTTCAGTTGAGATAAATTCACG includes:
- the uvrB gene encoding excinuclease ABC subunit UvrB; this encodes MDQTFQLVSDYSPQGDQPNAIEKIVRAIENGDRHQTLLGATGTGKTFTMSNVIEAVNKPTLIMAHNKTLAGQLYSEFKQFFPNNAVEYFVSYYDYYQPEAYVPSSDTFIEKDASINDEIDKLRHSATSALFERRDVIIVASVSCIYGLGNPEEYRDLVLSIRTGMEMDRNELLRRLVDIQYDRNDLNFIRGTFRVRGDVVEIFPASRDEQCIRVEFFGDEIDRMTEVDALTGEIKGERNHVSIFPASHFVTREEKMKKAIANIETELEEQLKTMHEEGKLLEAQRLEQRTRYDLEMMAEMGFCSGIENYSRHLTLRESGATPYTLIDFFPEDFLLIMDESHVTLPQVRGMYNGDRARKEILVNHGFRLPSALDNRPLKFAEFEGKVSQAVYVSATPGPYELEHTPEMVEQIIRPTGLLDPPIEVRPIEGQIDDLIGEIHEQIERDERVLVTTLTKKMSEDLTDYLKELGIKVRYLHSEVKTLDRLEIIRQLRMGTFDVLIGINLLREGLDIPEVSLVAILDADKEGFLRAERSLIQTIGRAARNEHGRVIMYADKMTGSMEVAISETKRRREIQEAYNIKHGITPQTIQKKIPDVVQATYAAEEDGEYDVTQKPQQKMTKKEREKTIEQVEVEMKQAAKDLNFERAAELRDMLLELKAEG
- a CDS encoding S41 family peptidase, coding for MKLKQLIFTLSVMVIIAVAAVFFINDGIQFGASNETPPSSSGEDVDVPEVLLDDDELMEKFETALTTIENNYVSEVKRTKLVEGAISGMVETLEDPFSDYMDVESAANFQESLSSHFEGIGAEVGMVDGYVSIISPMRESPAERAGLLPNDAIVEIDGESIEGYSVNEAVQLIRGEGGTDVTLTIQRGEQGEPFDVTIERDRIQVDAVRADTFEADGQLIGRLEITSFSEDVGSQFEELLQELEDEGIDGLIVDVRNNPGGYLDGAQNIGNLIIPENNPIVQIEHSNGSIESYESDLDDRKPYPIVGLINESSASASEILAAALKESGGYDLVGNTTFGKGTVQKSIRMTDGSALKITTDRWLTAGGNTIDQDGVEPTVEVDQPDYFYSVALSIEEAFEQDQVSDQIGRAQSMLEGLGYEVGRTDGYFDDQTESAITEFQETHDLDVNGQLDEDTAQMIQEEIRAHIRDVENDAQLNRAIELAAEQAS
- a CDS encoding murein hydrolase activator EnvC, with protein sequence MKKRTIRATVAVTAAAALLFTGVQPAMANTEINSKLDQVREQQASNQESANETRSEITELESELDELSSEIQTLTVKQDENEQKLNDTEAELVQLEEEIKALEEEIKIIEERIEERTEILQERAVAAYETDGEVSYIEVLLGAQSFGDFIERFSAITTIAESDQELLDEHVADEERLHIAKEEVQEKKAKVEENKAALKTVQEELDSQQGELEHLQNDLNDKEAQLQDELNAIISDEELLEGQEAALEAELVAWEEEQERKREEEERRKQEEKERQEREAAEAERAAEEAAESAKAESSSKAETTERASKSATPSSSGNNAPIQTTAAAPSANNSSSFIRPATGTVTSQFGPRWGRQHWGIDIGKNGRSGDVPIVSVLDGTVVEAGYHDGGFGNWVLVTHQMDGQQYTTVYAHLDRIDVRAGQRVGQGHQLGTMGNTGDSQGAHLHFEVHRGAFNWARTNAVDPMNYI
- the ftsE gene encoding cell division ATP-binding protein FtsE; its protein translation is MSLIQLTDVWKVYPNSVKAINGMSVQFNKGEFVYIVGPSGAGKSTFIRLLYREEQVSKGEIYIDNVNLSQLKHKEVPSLRRRVGVVFQDFKLLQSLTVYENIAFALEVIEEHPSKIKQKVMEVLELVKIKSKAKFYPSELSGGEQQRVAIARAVVNRPDILIADEPTGNLDPDTAWSIMDILENVNALGTTVIMATHNKEIVNTLKRRVIAIEAGRIVRDEARGNYGYEV
- the ftsX gene encoding permease-like cell division protein FtsX — translated: MKFNAAKRHIREGFKNIGRSGWMTFASISAVTVMLVIVGFFMIVFLNGNHIASTIEDNVEIRAFIERGTDEAEINDLIEEVNEEYDVAQVEFIDKEEGLENLIASTDGEDYWGSLREDNPLRDALRIIASTPQLTEEIAQSVDEHPYIGRVSYGEEIISDLFTITNTGRVAGAVVVAALLFTAMFLISNTIKLTILARKNEIQIMKLVGAKNSFVRWPFLIEGMLLGILGSIVPILLISFGYTYLYNQSASFLQSVPYDLLAPNLLILQLSILLVVVGLGVGIWGSVMSVRKFLKV
- a CDS encoding DMT family transporter, whose product is MNEQRTNKTFWFIVIGAAFWGINPLFRILLLDTMTSLQIVFIEHIILALIAIPILYKFRSDIKKLRFKDLGALLFISWGGSAIATLLFTQGLTIASSGGEINSVLLLQKLQPLFAITLAHFLLKEKLPQRFGLYVPIALVGTYLLTFGFYFPINNPSEILQLGSLYAIGAAALWGGSTVMGRILLQKCRHETVTALRFLLALPLLGVLITVSPDMWTTPESAVALTFIGLNILASALLPGLVSMLLYYRGLQSVKASVATIAELSFPMTGLLVSWITLEETVTIAQLIGFALIWFVLYRISKQQDTISQLPPLKKRQKAALRTSEDTP
- a CDS encoding S1C family serine protease; the encoded protein is MVDTIVIALASFFLNPVVYIGLLVLFFIAHQRVKLERESFHTRVYARRADFLFSIIPSFVAGVLISIATVAVGALLPIDVVIAIGVATLLLLVTGQMQLVTPTYLFLLVGLYLVLVPQVIAVPNIDDSMRASFIFPTILFIMTVCLLAQAVLIRKNGSKLVSPQLEQGKRGRYVGIHKINRLWIIPVVFFIPEGIVSLPWSWPLFTVGNLALQPVLFPIFLGFKLQTRNQMHRRTDQHTRTYLLLAIIAAVSTIIVTFYPNAWLFASILGLMGLLHLTLQLSIWQKAKKDPAFFTEEEESCRVVGVLPHSPAGKMNILIGEELTKVNGMIVFDETTLYQALQKNAVYCKIEVKDKDGEKRFVQGPLYNGEHYQLGVLLVRKQEKLSNSII
- the uvrA gene encoding excinuclease ABC subunit UvrA, whose protein sequence is MAHEEIVVKGARSNNLKNMDVSIPRGKLVVLTGLSGSGKSSLAFDTIYAEGQRRYVESLSAYARQFLGQMDKPDVDSIEGLSPAISIDQKTTSRNPRSTVGTVTEIHDYLRLLYARIGKPICPKHGIEITSQTIQQMVDQLLEFPERTKMQILAPMVSGRKGTHAKVFDQIKKDGYVRVRVNGEMREATEEIELDKNKKHNVEVVIDRIVVKDGIQTRMADSLETALNLADGRVLIDVIDGEELLFSQHHACPECGFSIPELEPRFFSFNSPYGACTACDGLGVKQEVDAELVIPDSDRTLRDHAIAPWEPTSSSYYPQLLEAVCEHFSIDMDTPFNQLSEKQQSIILNGSGKEKIFFHYENDFGRVREHMIVFEGVLTNVSRRYRETSSDYIREQMGTYMSQKNCPTCKGYRLKKEALAVYVGDKHLGEVSQFSCTDALQFMQTLELSDKDRSISRLILKEIEDRIGFLINVGLDYLTLSRAAGTLSGGEAQRIRLATQIGSSLMGVLYILDEPSIGLHQRDNDRLIETLKRMRDLGNTLIVVEHDEDTMLAADHIIDIGPGAGVHGGYVTAQGSPQELIADPNSLTGQYLAGERFIKVPTERRSLTGRKFIVKSATENNLKNINVTFPLGVFTAITGVSGSGKSTLVNEIVHKSLAQKIHRAKDKPGKHKEIVGIEEMDKVIDIDQSPIGRTPRSNPATYTSVFDDIRDVFALTNEAKVRGYKKGRFSFNVKGGRCEACKGDGIIKIEMHFLPDVYVPCEVCHGKRYNRETLEVTYKSKTIADVLEMTVEEGVEFFGSIPKIKRKIQTLIDVGLGYVRLGQPATTLSGGEAQRVKLASQLHKRPTGKTLYILDEPTTGLHVDDIDRLLGVIQRLVDNGDTVLVIEHNLDVIKTVDHIIDLGPEGGTGGGQLVAQGTPEEVAEVEGSYTGRYLKPILERDKARYAEKFEFSS